A window of Argopecten irradians isolate NY chromosome 1, Ai_NY, whole genome shotgun sequence contains these coding sequences:
- the LOC138324396 gene encoding uncharacterized protein — MHGDEQQGSSLGPCERIDEVPEPGIPLDSKEPSWKKVQEIVKKARSGSATGPNRIPYTVFKNCPKILRHLLKLLKVIWRKGKIPSYWQKAEGCFVQKEDNSDDINQFLTISFLNIEVKIFFSVLGRRLTTYMTENQYIDASIQNGGIPGFSGCVENNSIVTQLIWEAKKGLIVIWVDLANVYGTIPHMLILPYSRALQKTDSKLLIGIHLRFT, encoded by the coding sequence ATGCATGGAGATGAACAGCAGGGGAGTTCGCTAGGCCCATGTGAAAGAATCGATGAAGTGCCAGAACCAGGGATACCATTGGACAGTAAGGAACCATCATGGAAGAAGGTCCAAGAGATTGTCAAGAAAGCCAGATCTGGATCAGCAACCGGGCCCAATAGAATCCCTTATACGGTCTTCAAGAACTGTCCGAAGATTTTGAGGCATCTATTGAAGCTACTCAAAGTCATATGGAGGAAAGGAAAGATACCTTCTTACTGGCAAAAGGCTGAGGGCTGCTTCGTACAAAAGGAAGATAACTCAGATGACATCAATCAGTTTCTTACCATCTCATTTCTGAATATAGAAGTGAAGATATTCTTCTCTGTTCTAGGAAGGAGGCTGACAACATACATGACAGAGAACCAATATATTGATGCATCAATACAGAATGGAGGAATACCTGGATTCTCAGGATGCGTAGAAAACAACAGCATAGTAACACAACTAATCTGGGAAGCCAAGAAAGGCCTCATTGTGATATGGGTGGATCTAGCAAACGTATATGGAACCATCCCACATATGCTAATACTACCATATTCCAGAGCACTTCAGAAGACTGACTCAAAGCTACTCATCGGGATACATCTTCGCTTTACATGA